A stretch of the Litorilinea aerophila genome encodes the following:
- a CDS encoding carbohydrate ABC transporter permease, which translates to MWQQVARGWRRNRREWLTFLAFVAPNFILFGVFTYWPILYSFWLSFTRWNFLPARPMEAVGLSNYVQLLRDPVFWKVLGNSLTYATSVVIVAQSPAFFLALLLNEKIRGQPFFRTMAFTPHITTTAAAALVWVLLLDPSLGPLSHLYKALGVQGPRWLASSGLALWAIILVGIWKEIGFASVFFLAGLQNINREYYEAAWVDGASRWAILRHITLPLMTPVIFFLMVSGFIQAMKAFDVVAIMSEGGPVYPDSATYVYHLYQLAFRNFRAGYASAFAMIFFVVIIAVTLYQLRASERWVQYGE; encoded by the coding sequence GTGTGGCAGCAGGTTGCCCGAGGATGGCGCCGAAACCGACGGGAATGGCTGACCTTCCTGGCCTTTGTGGCGCCCAACTTCATCCTGTTCGGCGTCTTCACCTACTGGCCCATCCTCTACAGCTTCTGGCTCAGCTTCACCCGCTGGAACTTCCTGCCGGCCCGCCCCATGGAAGCGGTGGGCCTCTCCAACTACGTCCAGTTGCTGCGGGATCCGGTCTTCTGGAAGGTGCTGGGCAACTCCCTGACCTACGCCACCAGCGTGGTGATCGTGGCCCAGAGCCCGGCCTTTTTCCTGGCCCTGCTGCTCAACGAGAAGATCCGGGGGCAGCCCTTCTTTCGCACCATGGCCTTCACCCCCCACATCACCACCACTGCCGCTGCCGCGCTGGTCTGGGTGCTGCTGCTGGACCCCAGCCTGGGGCCCCTGAGCCACCTGTACAAGGCCCTGGGCGTGCAGGGACCCCGCTGGCTGGCCAGCTCTGGCCTGGCCCTCTGGGCCATCATCCTGGTGGGCATCTGGAAGGAGATCGGCTTTGCCTCGGTCTTCTTCCTGGCCGGCCTGCAGAACATCAACCGGGAGTACTACGAAGCCGCCTGGGTCGACGGAGCCTCCCGCTGGGCCATCCTGCGCCACATCACCCTGCCGCTGATGACGCCGGTCATCTTCTTCCTCATGGTCAGCGGCTTCATCCAGGCCATGAAGGCCTTTGACGTGGTGGCCATCATGAGCGAGGGCGGCCCCGTCTACCCCGATTCGGCCACCTACGTCTACCATCTGTACCAGCTGGCCTTCCGCAACTTCCGGGCCGGCTATGCCTCGGCCTTTGCCATGATCTTCTTCGTGGTCATCATCGCCGTCACCCTGTACCAGCTGCGGGCCTCCGAGCGCTGGGTCCAATATGGGGAGTAG
- a CDS encoding DUF2726 domain-containing protein — protein sequence MFNQDKFGLLRKILKMLGLKDEAIDDIIGRIAELLFANEEEKAPTAPRFPYRLRDDFLSPAEQSFYLVLCQAVETRAAVCPKVNLADLFYVSSKDYGEFRAYTNKIDRKHVDFILCAPGSMRPLVGIELDDRSHRRTDRQERDEFVDNVFAAAGLPLVRIPVQRGYSLAELRSLLQAYLPAGEGQNAPSQPSDAAPTAVEAPVCPRCGSAMVLRTSRSGPNKGQHFWGCSNYPRCRGIVKVPV from the coding sequence ATGTTCAACCAAGACAAATTCGGTCTGCTCCGTAAAATCCTGAAGATGCTCGGCCTGAAAGACGAGGCCATCGATGACATCATCGGTCGCATTGCCGAGCTCCTTTTTGCTAATGAGGAGGAAAAGGCGCCAACGGCGCCCCGCTTTCCTTACCGTCTACGGGATGATTTTCTTTCCCCGGCTGAACAGAGCTTCTACCTGGTTCTGTGCCAGGCCGTGGAGACCCGGGCTGCCGTCTGTCCCAAAGTGAACCTGGCCGACCTCTTTTACGTGAGCAGCAAAGACTATGGTGAATTTCGGGCATACACCAACAAGATCGACCGCAAACATGTGGACTTCATCTTGTGTGCGCCGGGTTCCATGCGACCTTTGGTGGGCATTGAGCTAGATGACCGTAGTCACCGTCGGACCGACCGCCAGGAGCGAGACGAATTCGTAGACAACGTCTTTGCCGCTGCAGGTCTGCCGCTGGTGCGTATCCCGGTGCAGCGAGGCTACAGCCTGGCAGAGTTGCGTTCCCTGCTCCAGGCTTATCTCCCCGCGGGCGAAGGCCAAAATGCACCGTCCCAGCCGTCCGATGCGGCGCCGACCGCGGTTGAAGCCCCGGTCTGCCCCAGATGTGGCAGCGCCATGGTTCTCCGTACCAGCCGTTCTGGTCCCAACAAAGGCCAACACTTTTGGGGCTGCTCCAACTATCCCCGCTGTCGCGGGATTGTCAAGGTCCCGGTATAG
- a CDS encoding AfsR/SARP family transcriptional regulator yields MWQFYLLGGFQFVVDREPADQFEADSARALCAYLVLHQGETLRREPLAALFWPDQPQSDALRNLRTALSRTRRGLGPLSDALQADRQTVTFLPTDQVWVDALEVTALAAHVETHAHRHLVGCPFCLEKWQRIVQLYQGEFLAGFTQESDLFQEWASVQRERYHRMVVQALDALTAYHLRRNEWAEAQHQARRALQLEPWREESHRHLIFALAQQGQRSAALQQFHTCREILQRELAAPPQAETMELYETLLHHPERLSPDHAPRSPMQLWPTGAHWLDDLPLVGRQQELATLLELLVSSTTRLISVVGEGGVGKTRLALRAARRTALCFNDGAFYVGLNPEEQPDAQPLQPSSAAAQVAQHIALACAIPLNEKENFQEKVLAFLRKRNILLVLDSFEQHEAATPFLLSILENAPACVLLVTSHRPLNMRQEHVLRLEGLDVSAYTDAQVAVPDGLALFDILARRRGLVGALEATHRPAVLQICQAVGGLPLGIELAVACLPHLERLQAGSWSAADLGRLLERASEPDAQAMLDLPPRHRGLRALFQTAWRLLDATLQKTLATIAIFRAPFTVEAATAVLGLDKPDEAAHLLWGLSERSLVQPGIQGRHQLHDRVHRFAAEQLAASPARAPTRERYTTFFLHNLAKAEEALDGREAAAVQQTLAFELEDLRAAWRDAIGDQRWELLAAAASAFARFHVLRGLYNEGERLLSEAVHRLRKLHFEATSSWRSHQAAVDGEGQARHPNGPAQRSGEALSTALSSQQPGAPGTLAQALARLLIAWSRLLERINQRETAKVVLLEALELADEPAVRTDALIELGWCLFRLGRTADALPPLREALALANHLEDARRRAYALNGLATIHQRRGDSTATRALLEEALSLARQAGDLTMAGIILGNLSIHYNELGDYARELTLLKEALAIHQTQQNRPMEVNALYALGIHYDARGQYTEAQAHYRQALRLAEAIVDRFSQLDIWLNIGISRDQMGDYAGALQATQTALAMDREVNNPQSRCVLLANLSLHHHHLGDQLQALAYAQEAVALANAIEMPTIAAYGYDFQGHALLALGRVHEAENAYRQALQLREQRGLTYVGFESRAGLARMAMARGDAQTALAWMEPVVEYILHAVLEGPEEPLRIYWTAYQALGTAGDPRRERVLRCAVTILQDRAERISDQEDRRRYLTQVEAHRELLRAASGR; encoded by the coding sequence ATGTGGCAATTCTATCTGTTGGGCGGATTTCAGTTTGTCGTGGATAGGGAACCAGCCGACCAGTTTGAGGCCGACAGCGCCCGTGCGCTCTGTGCCTACCTGGTCCTGCACCAGGGTGAAACGTTGCGGCGCGAACCGCTGGCAGCCCTCTTCTGGCCCGACCAGCCCCAGTCCGACGCGCTGCGCAACCTGCGCACCGCGCTCAGCCGCACGCGCCGGGGTCTCGGCCCCCTGAGTGACGCGCTGCAGGCCGACCGTCAGACGGTAACCTTCCTCCCCACCGACCAGGTCTGGGTGGATGCCCTGGAGGTCACGGCCCTGGCTGCGCATGTGGAGACCCACGCCCACCGACATCTGGTCGGGTGTCCCTTCTGCCTGGAAAAGTGGCAACGCATCGTCCAGCTCTACCAGGGCGAGTTCCTGGCCGGCTTCACCCAGGAGAGCGACCTCTTTCAAGAGTGGGCCTCGGTCCAGCGGGAACGCTATCACCGCATGGTCGTCCAGGCGCTGGATGCCCTGACCGCCTACCATCTCCGGCGCAACGAATGGGCAGAAGCACAGCACCAGGCCCGGCGTGCGCTCCAACTGGAACCCTGGCGGGAGGAAAGCCACCGCCATCTCATATTCGCCCTCGCGCAGCAAGGGCAACGGAGCGCTGCACTACAACAATTCCACACCTGCCGGGAAATCCTGCAGCGGGAATTGGCGGCGCCACCACAGGCGGAGACAATGGAGCTGTACGAAACTCTCCTCCATCACCCGGAGAGGCTGAGCCCAGATCACGCCCCCCGCTCCCCCATGCAGCTGTGGCCGACCGGCGCCCATTGGCTCGACGATCTCCCTCTGGTGGGCCGTCAACAAGAGCTTGCAACCCTGCTTGAGCTGCTGGTTTCCTCCACCACGCGGCTGATCTCCGTGGTGGGGGAGGGTGGGGTCGGCAAGACCCGGCTGGCGCTGCGCGCCGCGCGGCGCACCGCATTGTGCTTCAACGACGGCGCCTTCTATGTGGGGCTGAACCCCGAAGAACAACCGGACGCGCAGCCGCTACAGCCTTCATCGGCTGCAGCCCAGGTAGCGCAACACATTGCGCTGGCCTGCGCCATCCCTCTGAATGAAAAAGAAAACTTTCAAGAAAAGGTGCTTGCCTTTCTGCGAAAGCGCAACATCCTACTCGTGCTGGACAGCTTTGAACAACATGAAGCAGCAACGCCCTTTCTCCTTTCCATCCTGGAAAATGCACCGGCATGCGTGCTGCTGGTGACGTCCCATCGGCCGTTGAACATGCGACAGGAGCACGTGCTGCGGCTGGAAGGATTGGACGTCTCGGCGTATACCGACGCCCAGGTTGCCGTGCCGGATGGCCTGGCCCTCTTCGACATCCTGGCGCGCCGCCGCGGCCTCGTTGGCGCGCTGGAGGCAACCCATCGGCCCGCGGTGCTCCAAATCTGCCAGGCGGTGGGCGGACTGCCCCTGGGCATCGAGCTGGCGGTGGCCTGTCTGCCTCACCTGGAGCGCCTGCAAGCCGGTTCCTGGTCGGCGGCGGATCTGGGGCGCCTGTTGGAGCGAGCCTCCGAGCCAGATGCACAGGCCATGCTGGATCTCCCTCCCCGCCATCGCGGGCTGCGCGCCCTCTTTCAAACCGCATGGCGACTGCTTGATGCGACTCTCCAGAAGACGCTGGCCACCATTGCCATCTTCCGCGCGCCATTCACCGTAGAGGCGGCTACCGCCGTGCTCGGTCTCGACAAGCCGGACGAGGCCGCCCATCTCCTCTGGGGATTGTCAGAACGGTCGCTGGTGCAGCCAGGCATTCAGGGCCGCCATCAATTGCATGACCGCGTTCATCGCTTCGCAGCCGAACAACTGGCTGCTTCTCCAGCTCGGGCGCCCACTCGCGAACGGTACACGACCTTCTTTCTGCACAATCTGGCAAAGGCAGAAGAGGCGCTGGACGGCCGAGAGGCCGCCGCCGTCCAGCAGACGCTTGCGTTCGAGCTGGAAGATCTACGGGCAGCCTGGCGCGATGCAATCGGGGATCAACGCTGGGAGCTACTTGCAGCCGCGGCATCCGCCTTTGCCCGGTTTCATGTCTTGCGCGGGCTGTACAATGAAGGCGAACGCCTGCTGAGTGAAGCGGTGCACCGGTTGCGCAAGCTCCACTTCGAGGCCACTTCCTCATGGCGCAGCCACCAGGCCGCAGTCGACGGCGAAGGGCAGGCGCGGCACCCGAACGGGCCGGCCCAGCGCAGCGGCGAAGCGCTATCCACCGCCCTATCCAGCCAGCAACCCGGCGCGCCTGGAACGCTTGCCCAAGCCCTTGCACGGCTGCTCATTGCCTGGAGTCGACTGCTGGAGCGCATCAATCAACGGGAGACTGCCAAGGTTGTGCTGCTGGAGGCGCTGGAACTGGCGGACGAACCCGCCGTGCGCACGGACGCCCTGATCGAGCTGGGGTGGTGCCTCTTCCGCCTGGGGCGCACCGCAGATGCCCTTCCCCCGCTACGGGAGGCGCTGGCCCTCGCCAATCATCTCGAAGATGCCCGGCGCCGCGCCTATGCACTCAACGGACTGGCTACCATCCATCAGCGCCGCGGCGATAGCACAGCCACCCGCGCGCTCCTGGAAGAAGCGCTGTCCCTGGCCCGCCAGGCAGGCGACCTCACCATGGCAGGCATCATCCTCGGCAATCTGAGTATTCATTACAACGAGTTGGGTGACTATGCCCGGGAGCTTACCCTGCTGAAAGAGGCCCTGGCGATCCACCAGACGCAACAAAACAGGCCGATGGAGGTGAACGCGCTGTACGCACTGGGGATCCACTATGACGCGCGCGGGCAATATACCGAAGCCCAGGCGCATTACCGGCAGGCGCTGAGACTGGCTGAAGCGATCGTCGATCGCTTCAGCCAGCTGGACATCTGGCTCAACATCGGCATCTCTCGCGACCAGATGGGCGACTATGCCGGCGCCCTCCAGGCGACACAAACTGCGCTCGCCATGGACCGCGAGGTCAACAATCCCCAGTCCCGTTGCGTACTGTTGGCCAATTTGAGCCTCCACCATCACCACCTGGGCGACCAACTTCAGGCGCTGGCGTACGCACAGGAAGCAGTCGCGCTGGCAAACGCCATCGAAATGCCGACTATCGCGGCCTACGGCTACGATTTTCAGGGCCATGCCCTGCTGGCGTTGGGTCGCGTCCATGAGGCGGAAAATGCGTACCGTCAAGCGCTACAACTGCGCGAGCAAAGGGGATTAACCTATGTGGGTTTTGAATCGCGCGCGGGGCTGGCGCGCATGGCCATGGCCCGTGGAGACGCGCAAACCGCCCTGGCGTGGATGGAGCCGGTGGTCGAGTACATCCTCCACGCGGTGCTGGAAGGGCCGGAGGAGCCCCTGCGCATCTACTGGACGGCTTACCAGGCTCTGGGCACGGCCGGCGATCCCCGGCGGGAAAGGGTCCTGCGGTGCGCGGTGACCATCCTTCAGGACCGGGCCGAGCGCATCTCCGACCAGGAGGACCGCCGGCGCTACCTTACCCAGGTGGAGGCACACCGGGAGCTACTCCGGGCTGCTTCGGGGAGGTGA
- a CDS encoding ABC transporter substrate-binding protein produces MKKTHSRWKLLVAGLMLAMLVAGCAPVATTGQSTGAPAAPERVELIYWRTLTGPAGDAQDELVEQFNSTQDRIHVTSEFQGSYGDLATNILAAAAAGSGGPDVSQLGTFEILEFYKSGVLADVRPYLEGENGIDTSDWPGTMLSAGEFDGGIYWLPFNVAVPVLYYNSDAFAEAGLDGPPQTWDEFFDYARRLTVKDASGTVQRYGVAYIPGWFSWALTSAIWSEGGEITNRDYTEITLNHPVVVEVLTKFQDLVREGAAIVPDSASGGHRGMFKNGQAAMILDSPAPFAEIFEQSVGFTPAVANYPAGKAGKVYNPGGGGIVMLASVPEEKRDAAWEFMRFMLSDKSIAYYAERSGYVAFTPGAQEIAAEMLQDERYAIIHAAVPYLRGDFSVNFSPAVRTAFDEAWQRILTDPSVDVKAVLDEAQVKAEEGIKNEIFAP; encoded by the coding sequence ATGAAAAAAACGCATTCTCGCTGGAAGCTCCTGGTCGCGGGCCTCATGCTGGCCATGCTGGTGGCCGGCTGCGCGCCCGTGGCCACCACCGGCCAGTCCACCGGTGCACCAGCCGCTCCGGAACGGGTGGAGCTCATCTACTGGCGGACCCTGACCGGCCCCGCCGGCGATGCCCAGGACGAACTGGTGGAACAGTTCAACAGCACCCAGGACCGCATCCACGTCACGTCCGAATTCCAGGGTAGCTACGGCGACCTGGCCACCAACATCCTGGCCGCGGCCGCAGCCGGCAGCGGCGGGCCCGATGTCTCCCAACTGGGCACCTTCGAGATCCTGGAGTTCTACAAATCGGGCGTCCTGGCGGACGTGCGGCCGTATCTGGAAGGGGAAAACGGCATCGACACCAGCGACTGGCCTGGCACCATGCTCTCCGCCGGCGAGTTCGACGGCGGCATCTACTGGCTGCCCTTCAACGTTGCGGTGCCGGTACTCTACTACAACAGCGACGCCTTTGCCGAAGCCGGCCTGGACGGACCACCCCAGACGTGGGACGAATTCTTCGACTACGCCCGGCGCCTGACGGTCAAGGACGCCAGCGGCACGGTCCAGCGCTACGGCGTGGCCTACATCCCCGGCTGGTTCTCCTGGGCGCTGACTTCGGCCATCTGGTCTGAGGGAGGCGAGATCACCAATCGGGACTACACGGAGATCACCCTCAACCACCCGGTGGTGGTGGAGGTGCTGACCAAGTTCCAGGATCTGGTCCGGGAAGGCGCGGCCATCGTGCCGGACAGCGCATCGGGCGGCCACCGGGGCATGTTCAAAAACGGCCAGGCGGCCATGATCCTGGACTCGCCGGCGCCCTTCGCGGAAATCTTCGAGCAGTCGGTGGGCTTCACCCCCGCGGTAGCCAACTACCCGGCAGGCAAAGCAGGCAAGGTCTACAACCCGGGCGGCGGCGGCATCGTCATGCTGGCCAGCGTCCCCGAGGAGAAACGGGACGCAGCCTGGGAGTTCATGCGCTTCATGTTGTCGGACAAGAGCATCGCCTACTACGCGGAGCGCAGCGGCTACGTGGCCTTCACACCAGGCGCCCAGGAGATTGCAGCAGAGATGCTCCAGGATGAGCGCTACGCCATCATCCACGCCGCGGTGCCCTACCTGCGGGGCGACTTCTCGGTGAACTTCTCCCCCGCGGTGCGCACCGCCTTCGACGAAGCCTGGCAGCGCATCCTGACCGACCCCAGCGTGGATGTGAAAGCCGTGCTGGATGAGGCCCAGGTCAAGGCGGAGGAGGGGATCAAGAACGAGATCTTCGCACCGTAG
- a CDS encoding carbohydrate ABC transporter permease, with translation MGTSGPIQEITVWRGPRRRRLESLRHRALVYLGLCLATAVLGLPFFWMATTAFKPIQEVILYPPRWWPGEWRWENFLEAWQAAPFGRFYINSIITGVATTVLEMLFALLMAYAFVFIAFPARRLLFLLVLATMMIPVEMRLIPNYITLSRLGWINTYWALIIPPAAAAFPVFVLHQQFRLLPRDLIDAARVDGAGHLQILFHVVTPVSRALLAAVSLVSFVGRWNDYLWPLIVTNKVAMRTLPIGLAYLKDSQEGGNRWNLLMAATIFVILPILVLFLFTQKQFVEGITRGAVKG, from the coding sequence ATGGGCACATCGGGACCAATCCAGGAAATCACCGTCTGGCGGGGGCCTCGTCGCCGCCGACTGGAAAGCCTGCGCCATCGGGCCCTGGTCTACCTGGGGCTGTGCCTGGCCACGGCCGTGCTGGGGCTGCCCTTCTTCTGGATGGCCACCACCGCGTTCAAGCCCATCCAGGAGGTGATCCTCTACCCGCCCCGCTGGTGGCCGGGGGAATGGCGGTGGGAGAACTTCCTGGAGGCCTGGCAGGCGGCCCCCTTTGGCCGGTTCTACATCAACAGCATCATCACTGGCGTGGCCACCACCGTGCTGGAGATGCTCTTCGCCCTGCTCATGGCCTACGCCTTCGTCTTCATTGCCTTCCCGGCCAGGCGGCTGCTCTTTCTCCTGGTCCTGGCCACCATGATGATCCCGGTGGAGATGCGGCTGATCCCCAACTACATCACCCTGAGCCGGCTGGGCTGGATCAACACCTACTGGGCCCTGATTATCCCGCCGGCTGCCGCAGCCTTTCCGGTCTTCGTCCTCCACCAGCAGTTCCGCCTCCTCCCCCGGGACCTGATCGACGCGGCCCGGGTGGACGGCGCCGGCCACCTGCAGATCCTGTTCCACGTGGTCACGCCGGTGAGCCGGGCCCTGCTGGCCGCGGTGTCCCTGGTCTCCTTCGTGGGGCGCTGGAACGACTATCTCTGGCCGCTGATCGTCACCAACAAGGTGGCCATGCGCACCCTGCCCATCGGCCTGGCCTACCTCAAGGACAGCCAGGAGGGGGGCAACCGCTGGAACCTGCTCATGGCTGCCACCATCTTTGTGATTCTGCCCATCCTGGTGCTGTTTCTCTTCACCCAAAAGCAGTTCGTGGAGGGGATCACCCGGGGGGCCGTCAAGGGGTAG
- a CDS encoding hydroxyacid dehydrogenase, with translation MEKPVVAITIGQAHYRRMMSPAAWEKLASFAQVIHHPKPEPATKADLLALLPPADACITSWDVAPLDAEVLAAAPRLRAMAHMGGSVKRFVSDAVWQRGIHVTSAAPALARDVAETTLGLMIVGAKRIWPLAQHVRQGGWRDSPHWPSRELHSCTVGLVGAGQVGRQVLELLRPFRSRVLLYDPFVEAQEAARLGAALVSLDDLLRQTDIISLHAPAKPDTYHLLDARRLALIRDGAVLINTARGSLIDESALIQELSRGRFFAFLDVTDPEPPAADSPLRRLPNVVVTPHLAGCIEDCTHMGEMAVEELRRFFAGEPPIYAITPEMFTRIS, from the coding sequence ATGGAGAAACCGGTTGTCGCCATCACCATCGGCCAGGCCCACTACCGGCGCATGATGAGCCCGGCCGCCTGGGAGAAGCTGGCCTCCTTCGCCCAGGTGATCCACCATCCCAAGCCTGAACCGGCCACCAAGGCCGACCTCCTGGCCCTGCTGCCCCCGGCCGATGCCTGCATCACCAGCTGGGATGTGGCCCCCCTGGACGCGGAGGTGCTGGCCGCGGCGCCTCGCCTGCGGGCCATGGCCCACATGGGCGGCAGCGTCAAGCGATTCGTGTCGGACGCGGTCTGGCAGCGGGGCATCCACGTCACCAGCGCGGCGCCGGCCCTGGCCCGGGACGTGGCGGAAACCACCCTGGGCCTGATGATCGTGGGCGCCAAGCGCATCTGGCCCCTGGCCCAACACGTGCGCCAGGGCGGCTGGCGGGACAGCCCCCACTGGCCCTCCCGGGAGCTTCACAGCTGCACCGTGGGCCTGGTGGGCGCCGGCCAGGTGGGCCGCCAGGTTCTGGAGCTCCTCCGCCCCTTCCGCAGCCGGGTTCTGCTCTACGATCCCTTTGTGGAGGCCCAGGAGGCTGCCCGACTGGGGGCGGCGCTGGTGTCCCTGGACGATCTGCTGCGCCAGACGGACATCATCTCCCTCCACGCCCCGGCCAAACCCGACACCTACCACCTGCTGGACGCCCGACGTCTGGCCCTGATCCGGGACGGCGCGGTGCTGATCAACACGGCCCGGGGCAGCCTCATCGACGAGTCGGCCCTCATCCAGGAGCTGTCCCGGGGACGCTTCTTTGCCTTCCTGGATGTGACCGACCCGGAGCCGCCCGCGGCGGATAGCCCCCTGCGCCGGCTGCCCAATGTGGTGGTGACGCCTCACCTGGCGGGCTGTATCGAGGATTGCACCCACATGGGCGAGATGGCGGTGGAAGAGCTGCGACGTTTCTTCGCCGGCGAGCCCCCCATCTATGCCATCACGCCGGAAATGTTCACCCGGATTTCGTAG